A region from the Raphanus sativus cultivar WK10039 unplaced genomic scaffold, ASM80110v3 Scaffold1822, whole genome shotgun sequence genome encodes:
- the LOC108853407 gene encoding uncharacterized protein LOC108853407: MGCGKSKHDVVTGNTRTIRKPLESESVKGKENETIKKQESCQCQKPTDVAAAVSADRPDITLENNAKKSKEKEAEVDCGEKSEEKETTILPPVMAIVPENIVTEETSNDVNESVLIVDEQNAEEGDIEPVVEEEKSIDDKISGDGDAEISPPETEELKPDVQTPVTAESELQDTLTTENVAVENVETASTENDEVPVLKDEDKVDHVEENLAKEVGSA, from the exons ATGGGCTGTGGAAAATCGAAACACGATGTTGTTACGGGAAACACCAGGACGATCAGAAAACCCTTAGAATCTGAATCAGTGAAGGGTAAAGAAAATGAGACAATTAAAAAACAAGAAAGCTGCCAATGTCAGAAACCCACCGACGTGGCCGCTGCGGTTTCTGCAGACCGGCCAGATATCACCTTGGAAAACAATGCCAAGAAATCAAAGGAAAAAGAAGCTGAAGTAGATTGTGGTGAGAAGTCAGAGGAAAAGGAAACCACCATTTTGCCGCCGGTAATGGCCATAGTGCCAGAAAATATTGTGACGGAGGAAACATCCAACGACGTAAATGAGAGCGTATTGATTGTGGATGAACAAAATG CAGAAGAAGGTGATATTGAGCCGGTGGTCGAAGAGGAAAAAAGTATTGACGATAAAATTTCGGGTGACGGCGACGCTGAAATTTCACCTCCCGAGACTGAAGAACTAAAACCAGATGTACAAACTCCGGTAACAGCAGAATCAGAACTTCAAGATACTTTAACTACAGAGAATGTGGCCGTAGAAAACGTAGAAACTGCGTCCACAGAAAACGATGAAGTTCCAGTTTTAAAGGACGAAGATAAAGTTGATCATGTAGAG GAAAATCTGGCAAAGGAAGTTGGGTCGGCATga
- the LOC108852127 gene encoding monothiol glutaredoxin-S4 has product MEKLQKMVSEKPVVIFSKNSCCMSHSIKTLFVDFGVNPTIYELDEINRGKEIEQALAQLGCSPTVPVVFIGAQLVGGANQVMSLHLNRSLVPMLKRVGALWV; this is encoded by the coding sequence ATGGAGAAGCTACAAAAGATGGTATCCGAGAAACCTGTTGTGATCTTCAGCAAGAACTCGTGCTGCATGTCCCACTCAATCAAGACTCTCTTCGTCGACTTTGGCGTGAACCCAACGATCTATGAATTAGATGAGATCAACAGAGGTAAGGAGATAGAACAAGCACTAGCTCAGCTAGGCTGCAGCCCGACTGTTCCTGTGGTGTTCATAGGAGCCCAACTCGTTGGTGGAGCCAATCAAGTCATGAGTCTTCATCTCAATCGCTCTCTCGTCCCAATGCTTAAGCGCGTTGGAGCGCTATGGGTTTGA